Proteins encoded within one genomic window of Brachybacterium sp. P6-10-X1:
- a CDS encoding murein hydrolase activator EnvC — protein MSRSIQRRPLFLLASALLVLTPALAGPMSPASADGDKEDKVAEKAEVDQKLEDIRISLGGVSDELADTYMALAETELLIPQAQQELEDAQAELAAAQAENERIGDRLTAAEAEEDELTGAVETGQAEVDSSDEELAEVALSAYKGGGMPSPSSIYVGGQSPQETVDRSMNYQLTMASQGSRLDTLRSDQAVTENSASRLTAVREEIDDLKIEAEEAVDRTSAAEDAAADAKAELDALYATQQSQRDDLEAKKARYQEDEANLETRSSTLDEEIAELARQEREREERARQERAEAQAQNKGGGSGGSSSRSADTGGGWVYPVDARLNSNFGWRYHPIYHTRKLHAGVDFPVACGVPVGATHSGRVIAHAYTNGGGRKMILSHGIHNGKLVTSSYHHLQSYGPPVGTQVSAGDTIGRVGTSGSSTGCHLHFEIQEDGNSVNPTGYI, from the coding sequence ATGTCCCGCAGCATCCAGCGCCGTCCCCTGTTCCTCCTCGCCTCCGCGCTGCTGGTCCTCACCCCTGCGCTCGCCGGCCCGATGTCGCCGGCCTCCGCCGACGGGGACAAGGAGGACAAGGTCGCCGAGAAGGCGGAGGTCGATCAGAAGCTCGAGGACATTCGCATCTCGCTGGGCGGGGTCAGCGACGAGCTCGCCGACACCTACATGGCGCTGGCCGAGACCGAGCTGCTGATCCCCCAGGCGCAGCAGGAGCTCGAGGACGCCCAGGCCGAGCTGGCCGCCGCCCAGGCGGAGAACGAGCGGATCGGGGACCGACTGACAGCGGCCGAGGCCGAGGAGGACGAGCTCACCGGCGCGGTCGAGACCGGGCAGGCCGAGGTCGACAGCAGCGACGAGGAGCTCGCCGAGGTCGCGCTGTCCGCGTACAAGGGAGGCGGCATGCCCAGCCCCTCCTCCATCTACGTCGGCGGCCAGAGCCCGCAGGAGACCGTCGACCGGTCGATGAACTACCAGTTGACGATGGCCTCCCAGGGCAGCCGACTGGACACCTTGCGCTCCGATCAGGCCGTCACGGAGAACTCCGCGAGCCGACTCACCGCTGTGCGCGAAGAGATCGACGATCTGAAGATCGAGGCGGAGGAGGCCGTCGACCGCACCTCGGCGGCCGAGGACGCCGCCGCCGATGCGAAGGCGGAGCTCGACGCCCTCTACGCCACCCAGCAGAGCCAGCGCGATGACCTCGAGGCCAAGAAGGCCCGGTACCAGGAGGACGAGGCGAATCTCGAGACCCGCAGCTCCACGCTGGACGAGGAGATCGCCGAGCTGGCCCGGCAGGAGCGCGAGCGCGAGGAGCGAGCCCGCCAGGAGCGCGCCGAGGCGCAGGCCCAGAACAAGGGCGGCGGGAGCGGCGGCTCCTCGAGCCGGTCGGCGGACACGGGGGGCGGCTGGGTCTACCCGGTCGACGCGCGTCTGAACTCGAACTTCGGGTGGCGGTACCACCCGATCTACCACACCCGCAAGCTGCACGCCGGGGTCGACTTCCCGGTGGCCTGCGGCGTGCCGGTGGGGGCCACCCACTCCGGGCGCGTCATCGCGCACGCCTACACCAACGGTGGCGGGCGGAAGATGATCCTCAGCCACGGCATCCACAACGGCAAGCTGGTCACCAGCTCCTATCACCACCTGCAGAGCTACGGCCCGCCGGTGGGCACCCAGGTCTCGGCCGGGGACACCATCGGCCGCGTCGGCACCTCCGGCTCCTCG
- the ftsX gene encoding permease-like cell division protein FtsX, with the protein MRARYIVGEIITGLWRNIAMVISVVIVTAVSLTFVGTGLLMQKQIMDMKDTLVEQSQVTIYLCSPHSTSASCAGGAATDAQIASVQEALEGDVLSPYIASTDQRSQQEALAIYQEQFAGEGFVSNFTAEDMPVSFHITLKNADDSAAVVEFFRGRDGVDEVTDLLSAFAPFIDVLNQSTLFALGLAVLMLIAALLLVATTIRMSVANRRREIAIMRLVGASNLFIRLPFLLEGAVAAIIGGVIASGMLWMGLHYIVQGWLAPTLGEQLITVGVADLVWAAPVLIALGAVLSIASSVVSLNRYLKV; encoded by the coding sequence ATGAGGGCGCGCTACATCGTCGGCGAGATCATCACCGGCCTGTGGCGCAACATCGCCATGGTCATCTCCGTCGTCATCGTCACCGCGGTCTCGCTGACCTTCGTGGGCACGGGCCTGCTGATGCAGAAGCAGATCATGGACATGAAGGACACCCTGGTCGAGCAGTCCCAGGTGACGATCTACCTGTGCTCCCCGCACTCCACGTCCGCCTCCTGCGCGGGCGGGGCGGCCACCGATGCCCAGATCGCATCCGTCCAGGAGGCCCTCGAGGGTGATGTGCTCTCGCCGTACATCGCCTCCACCGACCAGCGGTCCCAGCAGGAGGCGCTGGCGATCTACCAGGAACAGTTCGCCGGGGAGGGGTTCGTCTCGAACTTCACGGCCGAGGACATGCCGGTCTCCTTCCACATCACGCTGAAGAACGCCGACGACTCCGCGGCCGTCGTCGAATTCTTCCGGGGCCGTGACGGCGTCGACGAGGTCACGGACCTGCTCAGCGCCTTCGCGCCGTTCATCGACGTCCTGAACCAGTCCACCCTCTTCGCCCTCGGGCTGGCCGTGCTGATGCTGATCGCCGCGCTGCTGCTGGTCGCGACCACGATCCGCATGTCGGTGGCCAACCGTCGCCGTGAGATCGCGATCATGCGCCTGGTCGGTGCGTCGAACCTCTTCATCCGCCTGCCGTTCCTGCTGGAGGGGGCCGTCGCCGCGATCATCGGCGGGGTCATCGCCTCCGGGATGCTGTGGATGGGTCTGCACTACATCGTCCAGGGCTGGCTCGCTCCGACCCTCGGCGAACAGCTGATCACGGTGGGCGTGGCGGACCTGGTCTGGGCCGCCCCGGTGCTCATCGCCCTGGGAGCGGTCCTCTCCATCGCCTCCTCCGTGGTCTCCCTCAACCGATACCTGAAGGTGTGA
- the ftsE gene encoding cell division ATP-binding protein FtsE: MIRFDSVTKTYMRGQHPAVENLDIEFTRGEFVFLVGASGSGKSTMMRMVLKETAPTRGTVYVAGKDLSRIPSWKVPALRRDIGMVFQDFRLLPSKTAYQNIEFALAVIGTPRKVVRRLVPEMLEMVGLEDKGKRLPHELSGGEQQRVAIARAYVNRPTILLADEPTGNLDPSTAEGILDLLGEINERGTTVVMATHDHSAVDRMRRRVVEMVSGQVVRDEAGGLYESETPVSVISGHLPDDSSHREEHPLESLEVDSPEESDAPATDVLDEELIDEREARLDRDEGAFTEDEDAEGPR; the protein is encoded by the coding sequence GTGATCCGTTTCGACAGCGTCACCAAGACGTACATGCGAGGCCAGCACCCCGCGGTGGAGAATCTCGACATCGAGTTCACCCGCGGGGAATTCGTGTTTCTCGTCGGCGCCTCGGGCTCGGGGAAGTCCACCATGATGCGCATGGTCCTCAAGGAGACCGCCCCCACCCGCGGCACCGTGTACGTGGCCGGCAAGGACCTCTCCCGCATCCCGTCGTGGAAGGTGCCCGCGCTGCGCCGCGACATCGGCATGGTGTTCCAGGACTTCCGCCTGCTGCCGTCGAAGACCGCCTACCAGAACATCGAGTTCGCGCTCGCCGTGATCGGAACCCCTCGCAAGGTGGTGCGTCGGCTCGTGCCCGAGATGCTCGAGATGGTGGGGCTGGAGGACAAGGGCAAGAGACTGCCGCACGAGCTCTCCGGCGGCGAGCAGCAGCGCGTGGCCATCGCCCGCGCCTACGTCAACCGCCCCACGATCCTTCTGGCCGACGAGCCCACCGGCAACCTCGACCCCTCCACCGCCGAGGGGATCCTCGACCTGCTCGGCGAGATCAACGAGCGCGGGACCACGGTGGTGATGGCCACCCACGACCATTCGGCGGTGGACCGCATGCGCCGCCGGGTCGTCGAGATGGTCAGCGGCCAGGTGGTCCGCGACGAGGCCGGTGGTCTCTACGAATCCGAGACCCCCGTCAGCGTGATCTCCGGGCACCTGCCGGACGACTCCTCCCACCGTGAGGAGCACCCGCTCGAGAGCCTCGAGGTGGATTCCCCGGAGGAGTCCGACGCCCCCGCCACCGATGTCCTCGACGAGGAGCTGATCGACGAGCGCGAGGCCCGGCTCGACCGGGACGAAGGCGCCTTCACCGAGGACGAGGACGCGGAGGGGCCGCGATGA
- the prfB gene encoding peptide chain release factor 2 — protein sequence MASIDFSAEISRLQSTLSSIEQVTDIEALDAKIADLEQQASAQDLWDDVDNAQKVSAALSHAQSERRRISELESRIEDLEVMVQLAAEEDDADTLAEAEQELTSIHKTLDELEVRTLLSGEYDERSAVITIRAGAGGIDAADFAEMLMRMYLRWAERHQYTTKVMDTSYAEEAGLKSVTFEVTAPFAYGTLSVEGGTHRLVRISPFDNQGRRQTSFAAVEVIPLIESTDSVEIPENDLKVDVFRSSGPGGQSVNTTDSAVRMTHLPTGTVVSMQDEKSQIQNRAAALRVMQSRLLLLKKAEEAAERKELAGDVKASWGDQMRSYVLNPYQMVKDLRTEYQEGNPSSVFDGEIDGFIDAGIRWRAAGSTSDS from the coding sequence GTGGCTTCCATCGACTTCTCCGCAGAGATCTCCCGACTCCAATCGACCCTGTCGTCGATCGAGCAGGTGACGGACATCGAGGCGCTCGACGCCAAGATCGCCGACCTCGAGCAGCAGGCCTCGGCCCAGGACCTCTGGGATGACGTCGACAACGCCCAGAAGGTCTCCGCAGCCCTGTCGCATGCGCAGTCCGAACGCCGCCGCATCAGCGAGCTCGAATCCCGCATCGAGGACCTCGAGGTGATGGTCCAGCTCGCGGCCGAGGAGGACGACGCCGACACCCTCGCCGAGGCCGAGCAGGAGCTGACCAGCATCCACAAGACCCTCGACGAGCTCGAGGTGCGCACTCTGCTCTCGGGCGAGTACGACGAGCGCAGCGCCGTGATCACGATCCGCGCCGGCGCCGGCGGCATCGACGCCGCCGACTTCGCCGAGATGCTGATGCGCATGTACCTGCGCTGGGCCGAGCGACACCAGTACACCACCAAGGTGATGGACACCTCCTACGCGGAGGAGGCCGGGCTCAAGTCGGTCACCTTCGAGGTCACCGCCCCCTTCGCCTACGGGACCCTGTCCGTCGAGGGCGGCACCCACCGCCTGGTGCGCATCAGCCCCTTCGACAACCAGGGCCGGCGCCAGACCTCCTTCGCCGCCGTCGAGGTGATCCCGCTGATCGAGTCCACCGACTCCGTCGAGATCCCCGAGAACGACCTCAAGGTCGACGTCTTCCGCTCCTCCGGGCCGGGCGGCCAGTCCGTGAACACCACGGACTCCGCAGTGCGCATGACGCACCTGCCCACCGGCACCGTGGTCTCCATGCAGGACGAGAAGTCGCAGATCCAGAACCGCGCCGCCGCGCTGAGGGTCATGCAGTCCCGCCTGCTGCTGCTGAAGAAGGCCGAGGAGGCCGCCGAGCGCAAGGAGCTGGCCGGTGACGTCAAGGCCAGCTGGGGCGACCAGATGCGTTCCTACGTCCTGAACCCGTACCAGATGGTCAAGGACCTGCGCACCGAGTACCAGGAGGGCAACCCCTCCTCGGTCTTCGACGGCGAGATCGACGGATTCATCGACGCCGGCATCCGCTGGCGCGCCGCAGGGAGCACGTCCGACTCCTGA
- a CDS encoding glycerate kinase codes for MTAPRTALLAPDKFKGTLSAAAVTRALAAGIARSAPEVTVRSCPIADGGDGTVDAALAAGSQARTTTVTGPTGLPHSARWALADDVAVVELAETVGLHALPDGDLAPCTASTRGLGELIRVALEAGARTIIVGLGGSASTDAGAGLLQGLGAHLLTVDGTDIGTGLEGLSALATVDLAPALALLDGASLVAANDVSNSLLGADGAAAVYGPQKGIPAARIEHADAVLAAAAALLDPASLHRDLPGAGAAGGTGFALFLLGARQRSGADAVFELIGVDAQLAAADVVVTGEGKLDEQTLQGKGPAEIARRARERGLPVAAVAGAITLDEQTLRRAGIERSWDLVSRAGSVDEAIAHSERWLVEVGEELGHWLADGAAPVDGPALGDSGAAEEDSITA; via the coding sequence ATGACCGCACCCCGCACGGCGCTGCTCGCACCCGACAAGTTCAAGGGCACGCTCAGCGCCGCCGCGGTCACCCGGGCCCTCGCCGCCGGCATCGCACGGAGCGCCCCCGAGGTGACGGTGCGCTCGTGCCCCATCGCCGACGGCGGTGACGGCACCGTCGACGCCGCGCTCGCCGCCGGCTCCCAGGCCCGCACCACCACCGTCACCGGCCCCACCGGTCTGCCCCACAGCGCCCGATGGGCACTCGCGGACGACGTCGCGGTCGTGGAGCTCGCCGAGACCGTCGGCCTGCACGCACTGCCCGATGGGGACCTCGCCCCGTGCACCGCCTCCACCCGCGGACTCGGCGAGCTGATCCGCGTCGCCCTCGAGGCCGGTGCCCGCACCATCATCGTCGGTCTCGGCGGCAGCGCCTCGACCGATGCGGGCGCCGGACTGCTCCAAGGCCTCGGGGCCCATCTGCTCACCGTCGACGGCACCGACATCGGCACGGGCCTCGAGGGGCTCTCCGCCCTGGCCACCGTGGACCTCGCCCCGGCTCTCGCACTCCTGGACGGGGCGAGCCTGGTGGCGGCGAACGACGTCTCCAACTCCCTGCTCGGCGCGGACGGGGCCGCCGCCGTGTACGGACCGCAGAAGGGGATCCCCGCCGCACGGATCGAGCACGCCGACGCTGTGCTCGCCGCCGCCGCCGCGCTATTGGACCCCGCCTCCCTCCACCGCGACCTCCCCGGGGCCGGCGCAGCCGGAGGCACCGGCTTCGCGCTGTTCCTGCTCGGTGCCCGGCAGCGCTCGGGCGCCGATGCTGTGTTCGAGCTGATCGGCGTCGACGCCCAGCTCGCCGCTGCCGATGTCGTGGTCACGGGGGAGGGGAAGCTCGATGAGCAGACCCTGCAGGGCAAGGGGCCGGCCGAGATCGCCCGTCGTGCCCGCGAGCGCGGACTGCCGGTGGCGGCCGTGGCAGGCGCGATCACCCTCGACGAGCAGACGCTGCGCCGGGCAGGCATCGAGCGCAGCTGGGACCTCGTCTCCCGCGCCGGCTCCGTCGACGAGGCGATCGCCCACTCCGAGCGCTGGCTGGTCGAGGTGGGCGAGGAGCTCGGTCACTGGCTCGCGGACGGCGCCGCTCCGGTCGACGGACCCGCGCTCGGAGATTCCGGGGCCGCCGAGGAGGATTCCATCACGGCGTGA
- a CDS encoding pilus assembly protein TadG-related protein: MSVRRRHRAQPGRRHRAQLDRLRARLRATRGSITILTTGVLVVILMVIGVGTAITGVHLERTELQHAADSAALAASQAVDPARIYVDSSGAAIHTGSARRAAVEQLRSYPIDSTRTEDLRVADVSVDADGTVHVVLTARTHPPLAGWFTRRTNTSIPLTVEGEARSR, from the coding sequence ATGAGCGTCCGACGCCGACACCGCGCTCAGCCGGGACGTCGACACCGCGCTCAGCTGGACCGCCTGCGCGCGCGGCTGCGAGCGACCCGTGGATCCATCACCATCCTCACCACCGGGGTGCTGGTGGTGATCCTGATGGTGATCGGCGTGGGCACCGCCATCACCGGGGTCCACCTCGAACGCACCGAGCTGCAGCACGCCGCCGACAGCGCGGCCCTGGCCGCCTCCCAGGCCGTGGACCCGGCGCGCATCTACGTCGACTCCTCCGGCGCGGCGATCCATACCGGGTCGGCCCGCCGCGCCGCCGTAGAACAGCTGCGCAGCTACCCGATCGATTCGACCCGCACCGAGGACCTCCGCGTCGCCGACGTCTCCGTCGACGCCGACGGGACGGTCCATGTGGTCCTGACCGCGCGGACGCACCCGCCCCTGGCAGGATGGTTCACACGACGGACGAACACGTCCATCCCCCTGACCGTCGAAGGAGAGGCCAGATCCCGATGA
- a CDS encoding TadE family protein, protein MVEFPMVAVLIVLIALGVVQAALIVHTRNTLIDAAVQGAHHASLVGASPEDGAERAERLIGDRFGDSFQAEATAAESADGTIEVEVSATLPLVGLFGPAGTLTVEGRAIDEETW, encoded by the coding sequence GTGGTGGAGTTCCCGATGGTCGCCGTGCTGATCGTGCTGATCGCCCTCGGAGTGGTCCAGGCCGCGCTCATCGTCCACACCCGTAACACCCTGATCGACGCCGCGGTGCAGGGGGCACATCATGCCTCGCTGGTCGGCGCGAGCCCGGAGGACGGGGCGGAGCGTGCCGAGCGACTCATCGGCGATCGCTTCGGCGACTCGTTCCAAGCCGAGGCGACGGCCGCCGAGAGCGCCGACGGGACCATCGAGGTGGAGGTCAGCGCGACGCTCCCGCTGGTCGGCCTGTTCGGCCCCGCCGGAACGCTCACCGTCGAGGGGCGCGCGATCGATGAGGAGACCTGGTGA
- a CDS encoding recombinase family protein produces the protein MTHDAPAPLSAAIYSRISRDDRGDEAGVRRQEADCRELAAQLGYTVAAVFTDNDRGASTRSKKARPAYAEMLHRARAGEFSAVLAYSTSRLTRRPKENEDLIELVERRGVQIKTVVSGDYRLDTADGRAVARTLAAWDAAEAERTAERVKRAMLERAKEGRSHGITPWGWTRAFDGTEQLDTEVAPILKDVARRVLAGASLRSVCADLNARGVATPSGKGSWNATVLRQVLLRERNAGRRVLYPTPKEGERRRAHAPMITRGKWPAILSEDEQDQLIALLTDPARRTSRGTEVRYLMSGKLLCGKCGARMRSQVGAKFTRKDGTGGRRPWAYVCAVNFCTRAKAEDVDEAVEGLLLARLRAEDGPTVLSADRGGTQAAADRLAGLQARLDRAADEYADGLIEASQLSRITERLRPQIAAAELELSASMPSPVLAAFSAEARQQSVDAAWAGASLDVRRAVLDALATFTLKPAGSGSQWSPDRLAVRWVGNDSVTETEAP, from the coding sequence ATGACCCACGACGCCCCCGCCCCGCTGTCCGCCGCCATCTACTCCCGCATCTCCCGCGACGACCGCGGGGACGAGGCGGGCGTGCGCAGGCAAGAAGCCGACTGCCGGGAGCTCGCCGCCCAGCTGGGCTACACCGTCGCAGCCGTCTTCACCGACAACGACCGCGGCGCCTCGACCAGGTCGAAGAAGGCGCGCCCCGCGTACGCCGAGATGCTGCACCGGGCCCGGGCCGGTGAGTTCAGCGCCGTGCTCGCCTACTCGACCTCTCGGCTCACCCGGCGCCCCAAGGAGAACGAGGACCTCATCGAGCTGGTGGAGCGGCGCGGGGTGCAGATCAAGACTGTCGTCTCTGGCGACTACCGTCTCGACACCGCCGACGGGCGCGCCGTGGCCCGCACCCTGGCCGCGTGGGACGCCGCCGAAGCCGAGCGCACCGCCGAGCGCGTGAAGCGCGCGATGCTGGAGCGCGCCAAGGAAGGCCGCTCGCACGGCATCACGCCCTGGGGCTGGACGCGCGCGTTCGACGGGACCGAGCAACTCGACACCGAGGTCGCCCCGATCCTGAAGGACGTCGCCCGCCGGGTGCTGGCTGGGGCCTCGCTCCGGTCGGTGTGCGCCGACCTGAACGCCCGCGGCGTGGCGACCCCCTCCGGCAAGGGCTCGTGGAACGCGACGGTGCTTCGGCAGGTTCTCCTACGCGAGCGCAACGCCGGGAGGCGGGTGCTGTACCCGACTCCCAAAGAAGGTGAGAGGCGCCGTGCGCATGCGCCGATGATCACCCGGGGCAAGTGGCCCGCCATCCTCTCGGAGGACGAGCAGGACCAGCTGATCGCACTCCTGACCGACCCTGCCCGGCGAACCTCACGCGGCACGGAGGTCCGCTACCTGATGAGCGGCAAGCTGCTGTGCGGCAAGTGCGGCGCCCGGATGCGGTCTCAGGTCGGGGCGAAGTTCACCCGCAAGGACGGCACCGGCGGCCGCCGCCCCTGGGCCTACGTCTGCGCAGTCAACTTCTGCACGAGGGCCAAGGCAGAGGATGTGGACGAGGCCGTCGAGGGACTCCTCCTCGCCCGTCTCCGGGCCGAGGATGGGCCGACGGTGCTGTCGGCCGACCGGGGCGGCACACAGGCCGCCGCTGACCGTCTGGCGGGGCTCCAGGCACGGCTCGACCGCGCTGCCGACGAGTATGCCGACGGGCTGATCGAGGCGAGCCAGCTCTCACGCATCACCGAGCGGCTGCGCCCTCAGATCGCCGCTGCCGAGCTGGAGCTGTCCGCCTCGATGCCCTCCCCCGTCCTCGCCGCCTTCTCCGCTGAAGCTCGCCAGCAGTCGGTGGACGCCGCATGGGCCGGGGCCTCACTGGACGTCCGCCGGGCGGTGCTCGACGCCCTCGCAACCTTCACTCTGAAGCCTGCCGGGAGCGGGTCGCAGTGGTCGCCCGATCGGCTGGCTGTGCGCTGGGTTGGTAACGACTCGGTAACGGAAACCGAGGCCCCCTGA
- a CDS encoding bifunctional DNA primase/polymerase, whose translation MNALQDDGAPAPARTETGASANRTGRERTTDTGKSTARESLLVNARKLAGMGLYLFPVKALEKSPAITGWQAASTRDLDTIKGWVRRGFNLGIDTEKSGVIGIDEDAAGALDDWAALCPVDLPPTFVTRSGSGGRHALFRPPGRALFRSSNLRFRSAGMRIDVKARGGFLVAPGSVMPKGAYGIAEDAAIAELPAQVAEAWLRPVEAVAPAPVDGLGPKPTFIASEEPQEGPFPASAVEYLRAAAEGEFQGLRAAWEWSEGEHPNGYGWRQLTLNVANRLVLVANAAPDAFPLAVLRERFLAEAPTDPGWTPADNEARWADAVEDIGGWAKPIPASALDPAAVFSAVDGEQAPRGSETPAGIFELEVAREVQRLQVREEARRRFEAAHAPQPTEWDAGTLTDHLLKPPPPAARVEGLIPWEASTTIVAQRKTGKTTFELNLARSLITGEPFLGAFDVRPVDGRVAFLNFEVSGAQITGWAADLGIDPERFFLVNLRGVANPFATPSELDRLGALLRRHEVESIIVDPFGRAFTGESQNDAGQVQSWLLELDRFARAEAGARDVVLSVHAGWDGERTRGSSAVEDWGDSLIYLTKDPEAKDDPARFLRADGRDIDVAEDQLHFDRTTRLLTLTGRGSRRASRAARKINSLMPAVVEVIEAEPGIKTGEIESRLRTAGCAFQKGDGPQAAKAAEAANLVRSEPGKGTTVRWFPRPGSVHFPPDGEDETPGEGPRGGAPK comes from the coding sequence GTGAACGCCCTCCAAGACGACGGAGCGCCCGCCCCGGCGCGAACCGAGACGGGCGCTAGCGCGAACCGAACCGGCCGTGAAAGGACAACCGATACCGGGAAGTCTACCGCCCGAGAATCCTTGCTCGTAAATGCGAGGAAGCTCGCCGGAATGGGCCTCTATCTATTTCCGGTGAAGGCTCTAGAGAAGTCCCCGGCGATCACGGGCTGGCAGGCGGCGTCCACGCGCGACCTCGACACGATCAAGGGCTGGGTGCGTCGGGGGTTCAACCTCGGCATCGACACCGAGAAGTCCGGCGTCATAGGCATCGACGAGGACGCCGCCGGGGCGCTCGACGACTGGGCCGCCCTGTGCCCGGTCGACCTTCCGCCGACCTTCGTCACGCGCTCTGGGTCCGGCGGCCGTCACGCCCTGTTCCGGCCACCTGGCAGGGCACTCTTCCGCTCCTCCAACCTCCGGTTCCGGAGCGCGGGCATGCGCATCGACGTGAAGGCGCGCGGTGGCTTCCTCGTGGCGCCTGGGTCCGTCATGCCCAAGGGCGCCTACGGCATCGCCGAGGACGCCGCGATTGCCGAGCTGCCCGCCCAGGTCGCCGAGGCCTGGCTCCGGCCAGTTGAGGCCGTCGCACCGGCGCCTGTAGACGGACTCGGCCCGAAGCCGACTTTCATCGCCTCCGAGGAGCCTCAAGAAGGGCCCTTCCCTGCATCCGCGGTCGAGTACCTGCGCGCGGCTGCCGAGGGAGAGTTCCAGGGGCTCCGAGCGGCCTGGGAGTGGTCCGAAGGCGAGCATCCAAACGGCTACGGCTGGCGGCAGCTCACCCTCAACGTCGCCAACCGCCTCGTGCTGGTGGCGAACGCCGCGCCGGATGCCTTCCCGCTGGCCGTCCTCCGCGAGCGCTTTCTCGCCGAGGCGCCTACGGACCCGGGCTGGACCCCGGCCGACAACGAGGCGCGCTGGGCAGATGCCGTTGAGGATATCGGCGGCTGGGCCAAGCCGATCCCCGCATCTGCGCTCGACCCGGCGGCGGTGTTCTCAGCCGTTGACGGTGAACAGGCGCCGAGGGGCTCCGAGACTCCGGCGGGCATCTTCGAGCTGGAGGTCGCCCGTGAGGTTCAGCGCCTCCAGGTCCGCGAGGAGGCCCGGCGCCGCTTCGAGGCGGCCCACGCTCCCCAACCGACCGAGTGGGACGCAGGAACGCTGACCGACCACTTGCTGAAGCCTCCCCCGCCCGCCGCGCGGGTGGAGGGGCTGATCCCGTGGGAGGCCTCGACCACCATCGTTGCCCAGCGCAAGACCGGCAAGACGACCTTCGAGCTCAACCTGGCGCGGTCGCTCATCACCGGCGAGCCCTTCCTCGGCGCCTTCGACGTGCGACCGGTCGACGGCAGGGTCGCCTTCCTCAACTTCGAGGTGTCCGGCGCCCAGATCACCGGCTGGGCCGCAGACCTGGGGATCGACCCCGAGCGGTTCTTCCTGGTCAACCTCCGCGGCGTCGCGAACCCGTTCGCCACGCCTTCGGAACTCGACCGGCTGGGCGCGCTGCTCCGCCGCCACGAGGTCGAGTCGATCATCGTGGACCCGTTCGGGCGCGCCTTCACCGGCGAGAGCCAGAACGACGCCGGACAGGTGCAGTCGTGGCTGCTGGAGCTCGACCGCTTCGCGCGGGCCGAGGCCGGTGCACGGGACGTCGTGCTGTCTGTCCACGCGGGCTGGGACGGCGAGCGGACCCGCGGTTCGTCGGCCGTGGAGGACTGGGGCGACTCGCTCATCTACCTGACCAAGGACCCCGAAGCCAAGGACGATCCCGCGAGGTTCTTGCGCGCCGATGGCCGCGACATCGACGTGGCCGAGGACCAGCTCCACTTTGACCGCACCACGCGCCTGCTCACCCTCACGGGGCGTGGAAGCCGACGAGCAAGCCGAGCAGCCCGGAAGATCAACAGCCTCATGCCCGCCGTGGTTGAGGTCATCGAGGCCGAGCCGGGCATCAAGACCGGCGAGATCGAGAGCCGCCTTCGCACCGCCGGGTGCGCCTTCCAGAAGGGCGACGGGCCCCAGGCTGCGAAGGCGGCCGAGGCGGCGAACTTGGTGCGTTCCGAGCCCGGCAAGGGCACGACCGTCAGGTGGTTCCCCCGCCCCGGTTCGGTGCACTTCCCGCCGGACGGGGAGGACGAGACCCCCGGGGAGGGTCCCCGCGGAGGTGCCCCGAAATGA
- a CDS encoding WhiB family transcriptional regulator, whose protein sequence is MSLHVESTQWPAMFKRQQRAVPKFPAPARSAWERLRAGLAAAPSWAVPCRDDGHGDDWLTDHDPAAIARAVEACGACPLLAACRDFAEASRAPAGVWGGHAYTSATTRDQPTATAAGA, encoded by the coding sequence ATGAGCCTGCACGTCGAATCGACCCAGTGGCCGGCCATGTTCAAGCGCCAACAGCGCGCCGTCCCGAAGTTCCCGGCACCGGCGCGGTCCGCCTGGGAACGGCTCCGGGCCGGGCTGGCCGCTGCACCGAGCTGGGCAGTGCCTTGCCGCGACGACGGACATGGCGACGACTGGCTGACCGACCACGACCCGGCGGCCATTGCGCGGGCCGTTGAAGCCTGCGGCGCCTGCCCCCTACTTGCCGCCTGCCGTGACTTCGCCGAGGCCTCCCGCGCCCCGGCCGGTGTCTGGGGCGGGCATGCCTATACCTCCGCCACAACCCGAGACCAGCCCACGGCGACCGCCGCCGGGGCCTGA